From one Cyanobacterium stanieri PCC 7202 genomic stretch:
- a CDS encoding Dihem cytochrome c (PFAM: Dihaem cytochrome c~InterPro IPR018588~KEGG: mar:MAE_41770 hypothetical protein~PFAM: Dihaem cytochrome c~SPTR: Putative uncharacterized protein) produces MKPIKNKKRYLLLTIAIITIGWSTIMGSLTAKVMANPIGSKSVDKVADNYRVGKELYLENCSTCHIAIPPAVLPTETWKTILENPLNHYGTRLEGIIRFNQVLMWQYLSTYSRPISVNEREPKFIAQSRYFFALHPGVDLPSPVGHTSCVECHSRASEFDFRTLD; encoded by the coding sequence ATGAAACCAATTAAAAATAAAAAGAGATATTTATTACTAACAATTGCCATCATCACCATTGGGTGGAGTACAATCATGGGCAGTCTTACCGCCAAAGTAATGGCAAATCCCATCGGTTCAAAATCCGTTGATAAAGTTGCTGATAACTATAGAGTAGGAAAAGAATTATACTTAGAAAATTGCTCCACCTGTCATATCGCCATTCCCCCCGCCGTATTACCTACCGAAACATGGAAAACCATCCTAGAAAATCCCCTCAACCATTATGGCACTAGACTAGAAGGAATAATTCGCTTCAATCAAGTATTAATGTGGCAATATCTAAGCACCTACTCTCGTCCTATTTCCGTTAACGAAAGAGAGCCAAAATTTATCGCCCAATCCCGTTATTTTTTTGCTCTTCACCCCGGAGTTGATTTACCTTCACCCGTAGGACATACCAGTTGTGTTGAATGTCATTCTCGAGCTTCTGAGTTTGATTTTCGCACCCTAGACTAA
- a CDS encoding Protein of unknown function DUF2227, metal-binding protein (PFAM: Uncharacterized metal-binding protein (DUF2227)~COGs: COG2389 Uncharacterized metal-binding protein~InterPro IPR019250~KEGG: cyc:PCC7424_0532 hypothetical protein~PFAM: Protein of unknown function DUF2227, metal-binding~SPTR: Putative uncharacterized protein) — protein sequence MTSGKNHDRITWLCLPWIFIGTIIISKDLLTGFVVASGFLFSGLMFGPDLDIYSVQFKRWGYFKFIWLPYQKYLPHRSFFSHGFIIGTVIRSLYLCFILLLLGIVLGAIALITFPQIWQWQQIIDNLTVIGEIYLKEIIALFIGLELGAMSHYLADIIDSWLKKRRKKKTTRKPQRRIKKITSKKPQPKRKVNRR from the coding sequence ATGACTTCAGGAAAAAATCATGATCGAATTACATGGCTTTGTTTACCATGGATTTTTATAGGTACTATAATCATCTCAAAAGACCTATTAACAGGCTTTGTAGTCGCTTCAGGATTTTTATTTAGCGGGTTAATGTTTGGTCCTGACTTAGATATTTATTCCGTGCAATTTAAAAGATGGGGTTATTTTAAGTTTATTTGGTTACCCTATCAGAAATATTTGCCCCATCGTTCTTTTTTTTCCCACGGTTTTATCATTGGCACGGTGATTCGCAGTTTATATCTTTGTTTTATTTTACTCCTACTTGGTATCGTGCTAGGGGCGATCGCCCTTATAACTTTTCCCCAGATATGGCAATGGCAACAAATAATTGATAACCTCACCGTGATAGGAGAAATCTATCTAAAAGAAATCATCGCCCTATTCATCGGCTTAGAATTAGGTGCCATGAGTCATTACCTAGCCGACATCATTGACTCATGGCTAAAAAAACGCAGAAAGAAAAAAACCACTCGAAAACCACAGCGAAGGATAAAAAAAATCACCTCCAAAAAACCTCAACCCAAAAGAAAAGTTAATCGACGATAG
- a CDS encoding Cytochrome-c oxidase (PFAM: Cytochrome c oxidase subunit III~COGs: COG1845 Heme/copper-type cytochrome/quinol oxidase subunit 3~InterPro IPR000298~KEGG: syp:SYNPCC7002_A1164 cytochrome oxidase small subunit (subunit III)~PFAM: cytochrome c oxidase subunit III~PRIAM: Cytochrome-c oxidase~SPTR: Cytochrome oxidase small subunit (Subunit III)), which yields MQSTDINSQVTVGYEKEAEGGHHGHPDFRMFGLVLFLVAESMIFFGLFSAYMIYYATMPEWPMGDIELELLLPGINSVILISSSFVMHKGQSCIKNNDEKGLRVWFGITALMGAIFLAGQGYEYATTGFGLTDNLFASCFYVLTGFHGLHVAAGLSFILAVLWRSRQAGHYSAENHFGVEAAELYWHFVDVVWIILFGLVYLLPLT from the coding sequence ATGCAAAGTACAGATATAAATTCACAAGTTACCGTCGGTTATGAAAAAGAAGCCGAAGGTGGACATCATGGACATCCTGATTTTAGGATGTTTGGTTTGGTGTTATTTTTGGTGGCGGAAAGTATGATCTTTTTTGGTCTTTTCAGTGCCTATATGATTTACTATGCCACCATGCCTGAGTGGCCCATGGGTGATATTGAGTTAGAGTTACTTTTACCCGGTATTAATAGCGTTATTCTAATTTCTAGTAGCTTTGTGATGCACAAGGGGCAAAGTTGCATTAAAAATAATGATGAAAAGGGTTTAAGAGTCTGGTTTGGCATTACTGCCCTGATGGGGGCGATTTTCCTAGCCGGGCAGGGTTACGAGTATGCTACCACTGGTTTTGGTTTGACGGACAATCTTTTTGCTAGTTGTTTTTATGTGTTGACTGGTTTCCACGGTTTGCACGTTGCCGCTGGTTTGTCGTTTATTTTGGCGGTTTTATGGCGATCGCGCCAGGCTGGTCATTATTCAGCCGAAAATCATTTTGGTGTGGAAGCTGCGGAGTTATATTGGCATTTTGTGGATGTGGTTTGGATCATCCTTTTCGGTTTGGTTTATCTTTTGCCCCTTACTTAA
- a CDS encoding Methyltransferase regulatory domain, predicted (PFAM: Predicted methyltransferase regulatory domain~InterPro IPR013217:IPR018773~KEGG: syn:sll1526 hypothetical protein~PFAM: Methyltransferase regulatory domain, predicted; Methyltransferase type 12~SPTR: Uncharacterized protein sll1526), which yields MVWSEGYVSEINYTNGFYGELSPLKLSLATALKSIHPPNTGKPFTYCELACGRGYTTNLLASAYPEAQFYANDFNPNHILEAKTLAESANTTNVHFFDDSFAEFIHQDLPDFDFIVLHGIYSWITPENRGFIVDFIRQKLKVGGIVYISYNTLPGWSAAMPMQGLMLKHRQHSSAPILESVEEALNFTESLMNANAGYFLQNPSLKTRFENLKSQNRHYLAHEYFNEQWNSFYFDQVAQELEDAKLSYVASAQVLDNIDVLNFSADAQKILSQIKDGTYKEVVRDFCLNTQFRRDIFAKGKLGMMPGEQVSIMNSFRYALMVPTDSIKLKHTFSVGEVSLQEEIYIPIINALSKSPLTMAQLQNDGAVKKIAVNNIYQALIVLTGLGYIHPAVDDETCQRRKVSTDAFNRAIEEKAFVTDEMAYLASPLIGTGVAVNSLEQLLIYAKGRDKNPVKFLWDIFSKQGKRLVKDNKVLQTPEENIAHIEGVAKDFYGSRFDTLKKLGID from the coding sequence ATGGTTTGGAGTGAAGGCTACGTTTCCGAAATTAATTATACCAACGGTTTCTATGGGGAATTAAGCCCCCTAAAACTTTCCTTAGCAACGGCATTAAAATCCATTCATCCCCCCAATACAGGTAAACCCTTCACCTATTGCGAGTTGGCTTGTGGTAGGGGTTATACCACCAATCTTTTGGCATCCGCCTATCCCGAAGCCCAATTTTATGCCAATGATTTTAACCCCAATCATATCCTCGAGGCGAAAACCCTAGCCGAGTCAGCAAACACAACCAACGTGCATTTTTTTGATGATAGTTTTGCTGAATTTATCCATCAAGACTTACCAGACTTTGATTTTATTGTTTTGCATGGTATCTATAGCTGGATTACCCCCGAAAACCGAGGTTTTATCGTTGATTTTATTCGCCAAAAATTGAAGGTGGGGGGCATTGTTTATATTTCCTACAATACCTTACCCGGTTGGTCTGCTGCCATGCCCATGCAAGGCTTGATGTTAAAACACCGCCAACATTCTTCCGCCCCTATTTTGGAAAGTGTGGAGGAGGCGTTAAATTTTACTGAAAGTTTAATGAATGCCAATGCTGGTTATTTTTTACAAAATCCTTCTCTCAAGACAAGGTTTGAGAATTTAAAATCCCAAAACCGCCATTATCTAGCCCATGAATATTTTAATGAGCAGTGGAATAGTTTTTATTTTGACCAAGTGGCTCAGGAATTGGAAGATGCTAAATTGAGTTATGTGGCTTCGGCACAGGTGTTGGATAATATTGATGTGTTGAATTTTTCTGCTGATGCTCAAAAGATTTTATCTCAGATAAAGGATGGTACTTATAAGGAAGTGGTAAGGGATTTTTGTTTGAATACTCAGTTTCGCCGAGATATTTTTGCTAAGGGTAAATTGGGCATGATGCCGGGGGAACAGGTTAGTATTATGAATAGTTTTCGTTATGCTTTAATGGTGCCGACAGATAGCATTAAGTTAAAGCATACTTTTTCTGTGGGAGAGGTAAGTTTACAGGAGGAGATTTATATTCCTATCATTAATGCTTTGAGTAAGTCTCCTTTGACGATGGCACAGTTACAAAATGATGGGGCTGTGAAAAAAATTGCGGTCAATAATATTTATCAGGCTTTAATTGTTTTGACTGGGTTGGGTTATATTCATCCTGCGGTGGATGATGAAACCTGTCAACGGCGAAAGGTGTCTACGGATGCTTTTAATAGGGCAATTGAGGAGAAGGCTTTTGTCACGGATGAAATGGCTTATCTGGCTTCTCCGTTAATTGGTACTGGAGTTGCGGTTAATTCTTTGGAACAGTTGTTGATATATGCTAAGGGAAGGGATAAGAATCCTGTGAAGTTTTTATGGGATATTTTTTCTAAGCAGGGTAAAAGATTGGTGAAGGATAATAAAGTATTACAAACTCCCGAGGAAAATATTGCCCATATTGAAGGTGTGGCAAAGGATTTTTATGGTAGTCGTTTTGATACTTTGAAAAAGTTGGGCATTGATTAA
- a CDS encoding protein of unknown function DUF185 (PFAM: Uncharacterized ACR, COG1565~COGs: COG1565 conserved hypothetical protein~InterPro IPR003788~KEGG: cyh:Cyan8802_3870 protein of unknown function DUF185~PFAM: protein of unknown function DUF185~SPTR: Putative uncharacterized protein) encodes MLKGSNNSALLFEKIVDRIYTSSHKQITFAEYMEMCLYDQQYGYYNSRAIAIGKEGDFFTSSSISEDFGELLAIQIEQFWQILDKPTQFTIVEMGAGEGQLAKIILDYLAINNKDFYSHIQYLIIEKSTILKEKQQQLLPSEKYPLQWAKWDEIPSESIVGCFISNELIDAFPVHRIIKKEGKLQEIYVTVNHGKVTEKYGALSTQKINEYLTINNIDFNSPLYPDNYQTEINLYAFDILEKIAQTLKQGYVLTVDYGYDSEKYYHPQRYEGTLKCYYQHRHHNNPYVNIGLQDITSHVNFTALEKIGTSFDLEKIDFTQQALFLMALGLGDRLNNLSDGRILLSKLWQRRNQLHELINPQGLGGFGILLQGKNLNAIHRQTSLKGFVKLDESTIF; translated from the coding sequence ATGTTAAAAGGTTCTAATAATTCTGCCCTGTTATTTGAAAAAATCGTCGATCGCATCTACACTTCATCCCACAAACAAATAACTTTTGCTGAATATATGGAAATGTGTCTCTATGATCAGCAATATGGATATTATAATTCAAGGGCGATCGCTATTGGTAAGGAAGGAGACTTTTTTACTTCGTCTTCAATCTCCGAAGATTTTGGGGAACTATTAGCCATTCAAATAGAACAATTTTGGCAAATTTTAGATAAACCTACTCAATTTACCATTGTAGAAATGGGTGCAGGGGAAGGTCAATTAGCCAAAATCATTTTAGATTATTTAGCCATTAATAATAAAGATTTTTATAGTCATATTCAATATTTAATTATTGAAAAATCAACGATATTAAAAGAAAAACAACAGCAACTATTACCTTCAGAAAAATATCCTCTTCAGTGGGCAAAATGGGATGAAATCCCTTCAGAATCTATTGTGGGTTGTTTTATTAGTAATGAATTAATCGATGCTTTTCCTGTTCATCGTATTATTAAAAAAGAAGGCAAGTTACAAGAAATTTATGTCACAGTTAACCATGGTAAAGTTACAGAAAAATATGGAGCTTTATCAACCCAAAAAATTAATGAATATCTAACTATTAATAATATAGATTTCAACTCTCCCCTTTACCCTGATAACTATCAGACAGAAATTAATTTATATGCCTTTGATATTTTGGAAAAAATTGCCCAAACCCTAAAACAAGGTTATGTTTTAACCGTAGACTATGGTTATGATAGTGAAAAATATTATCATCCTCAAAGATATGAAGGTACATTAAAGTGTTACTATCAGCATCGTCATCATAATAACCCCTACGTAAATATAGGGCTTCAAGATATTACTAGCCATGTTAATTTTACTGCCCTAGAAAAAATTGGCACCAGTTTTGACCTAGAAAAAATAGATTTTACTCAACAAGCATTATTTTTGATGGCTTTGGGTTTGGGCGATCGACTAAATAATTTATCTGATGGTAGAATATTATTATCCAAATTATGGCAACGTCGTAATCAATTACATGAATTGATCAACCCCCAAGGATTAGGGGGTTTTGGGATATTGCTACAGGGGAAAAATCTTAACGCAATTCACAGACAAACAAGTCTTAAAGGATTTGTTAAACTTGATGAATCGACAATTTTCTAA
- a CDS encoding anthranilate synthase, component I (PFAM: Anthranilate synthase component I, N terminal region; chorismate binding enzyme~TIGRFAM: anthranilate synthase component I, non-proteobacterial lineages~COGs: COG0147 Anthranilate/para-aminobenzoate synthase component I~InterPro IPR006805:IPR015890:IPR019999:IPR005256~KEGG: cyt:cce_1340 anthranilate synthase component I~PFAM: Chorismate binding-like; Anthranilate synthase component I domain protein~PRIAM: Anthranilate synthase~SPTR: Anthranilate synthase component I;~TIGRFAM: anthranilate synthase component I): MIYPDFDEFSSLTNQGNFIPVYQELVADLETPVSAWYKVCADQPYSFLLESVEGGENLGRYSFLGCDPVWTLEARGHHTTKTHRQGKVEVFTGNPFDILSSCLESIKPVHLPQLPPDIGGLFGYWGYELISWIEPKVKVYPPKEGDLPDGMWMQVDNLLIFDQVKRKIWAIAYADLRQKHLTLEEIYQQACDKINKLVLKLQLPLPTTAKPLEFNPNKPVNSTNLENYQSNTTKEQFTASVAKAKEYIKAGDIFQVVISQRLQSYYSGHPFELYRSLRLINPSPYMAFYNFDGWQLIGSSPEVMVKAEKDEQGKTKATLRPIAGTRPRGKTPQEDQALAQDLLQDPKEIAEHVMLVDLGRNDLGRVCHKGTVTVDELMVIERYSHVMHIVSNVTGELEEKYTPWDLLKAAFPAGTVSGAPKIRAMEIINELEPERRGPYSGVYGYYNFEGQLNTAITIRTMIVEKAQGAENHRVYLQAGAGLVADSDPDKEYQETINKAKGLLEAIRSLG, from the coding sequence ATGATTTACCCTGATTTCGATGAATTTTCTTCGTTAACCAACCAAGGAAACTTTATTCCTGTCTATCAAGAATTAGTGGCAGATTTAGAAACCCCTGTTTCCGCTTGGTATAAGGTATGCGCAGATCAACCCTACAGTTTTTTATTGGAATCAGTGGAAGGTGGAGAAAACCTCGGACGTTATAGTTTTCTGGGTTGTGATCCTGTTTGGACACTAGAAGCTAGGGGACATCATACCACCAAAACCCATCGGCAGGGCAAGGTAGAGGTTTTTACTGGTAATCCTTTCGATATTCTTTCTAGTTGTCTCGAGTCTATTAAACCTGTCCATTTACCCCAACTTCCCCCCGATATTGGCGGTTTGTTTGGTTATTGGGGTTATGAGTTGATTTCTTGGATTGAACCCAAGGTGAAAGTGTATCCACCCAAGGAGGGTGATTTACCCGATGGGATGTGGATGCAAGTGGATAATCTCTTGATTTTTGATCAGGTAAAACGTAAAATATGGGCGATCGCCTATGCAGACTTAAGACAAAAACACCTTACCCTAGAAGAAATCTATCAACAAGCCTGTGACAAAATTAATAAATTAGTCCTCAAACTCCAGTTACCCCTACCCACCACCGCCAAACCCTTGGAGTTTAACCCCAATAAACCCGTTAATTCGACTAATTTAGAAAACTATCAGAGTAACACCACCAAAGAACAATTTACCGCCAGTGTTGCCAAAGCCAAGGAATACATCAAAGCGGGGGATATTTTTCAGGTAGTAATTTCCCAAAGACTACAATCTTATTACAGCGGACATCCCTTTGAATTATATCGCTCCCTCAGATTAATAAATCCCTCCCCCTACATGGCTTTCTATAACTTCGATGGATGGCAGTTAATCGGCTCATCCCCCGAGGTGATGGTAAAAGCCGAAAAAGACGAACAAGGCAAAACCAAAGCCACCCTACGCCCCATTGCGGGAACTCGCCCTAGGGGCAAAACTCCCCAAGAAGATCAAGCCCTTGCCCAAGATTTATTACAAGATCCCAAAGAAATCGCAGAACATGTTATGCTGGTGGACTTAGGCAGAAATGATCTCGGTAGGGTATGCCATAAAGGTACTGTTACTGTAGATGAATTGATGGTAATTGAGCGTTATTCCCACGTAATGCACATCGTCAGCAACGTTACAGGGGAATTAGAAGAAAAATATACCCCTTGGGATTTACTCAAAGCGGCTTTTCCCGCAGGTACTGTCAGCGGTGCTCCCAAAATCCGAGCCATGGAAATTATCAACGAATTAGAGCCTGAAAGGAGAGGACCTTATTCTGGGGTATATGGTTATTATAACTTTGAAGGTCAATTAAATACCGCCATCACTATCCGCACCATGATTGTAGAAAAAGCCCAAGGGGCAGAAAACCACCGAGTTTATCTTCAAGCAGGGGCTGGATTAGTGGCAGATTCTGATCCCGATAAGGAGTATCAGGAAACCATCAACAAAGCTAAAGGATTACTCGAAGCTATCAGGAGTTTAGGGTAA
- a CDS encoding diguanylate cyclase/phosphodiesterase with PAS/PAC sensor(s) (PFAM: EAL domain; GGDEF domain; PAS fold; FHA domain~TIGRFAM: PAS domain S-box; diguanylate cyclase (GGDEF) domain~COGs: COG5001 signal transduction protein containing a membrane domain an EAL and a GGDEF domain~InterProIPR000253:IPR013767:IPR000160:IPR001633:IPR 000014~KEGG: cyp:PCC8801_1348 diguanylate cyclase/phosphodiesterase with PAS/PAC sensor(s)~PFAM: EAL domain protein; GGDEF domain containing protein; Forkhead-associated protein; PAS fold domain protein~PRIAM: Diguanylate kinase~SMART: EAL domain protein; GGDEF domain containing protein; Forkhead-associated protein; PAS domain containing protein~SPTR: Diguanylate cyclase/phosphodiesterase with PAS/PAC sensor(S);~TIGRFAM: diguanylate cyclase; PAS sensor protein), with protein sequence MIESSTDFQHLLTIEYDNKQKSIVLNNEVYSIGRHSSNTIVIHDPTISRYHCTILPVKYKENKDKKVFWIIDGDLKGNRSANGLYVNGNKCLSHELKSGDAIYIGGQKVFASYSLVDSSGYDDDDKTQPLTIEQKEAPFLTDKTQKTLTFEENSLDSSSPTEFKKERLSLIKEMLDQIYDEKDDLCYGILETDLEGKVIHTNIFFDRYFPNLKDNIQENPFLTDLLEEVEKQEDNIVVRQITYNNDRYTQSAYLNGDRQVIVSYIFEFKNKNYIEEALRESEEKYRAVVRQISEGIILVDPMTKDILEANNAYCSLTGHSSQEILSLKLYDLVAVDGEIIDSIIDKIHQNRLDLVQESLHRCQDGSLIPVEVNISIIYYSAKEVICYAVRDITERKISEEMLRYQASHDLLTKLGNRNFFNEQLYKAIANARTYEHKMAILFIDLDRFKNINDTLGHQIGDQFLQNVAKRLQKSLRNLDTIARWGGDEFTILLSEINNSNEATRVAERILHSLRQPFQILEFQLYASLSIGISIYPQDGDNPDTLLKNADIALYRAKELGGHGYQFYQPSMNQRNTELLQIESYLYNALHNNEFELYYQPQINIISKTIIGMEALIRWNHPQLGRVAPNNFIPIAEQTGLICPIGEWVIEEACQQNQIWHDLGYTDLKIAVNISARQFQQKNLVYTIANILKKTNLSPKFLEAEITESSIIQNPDLAKKILDQLSNLGVLVAMDDFGTGYSSLGYLKKFPFGKIKIDQSFVRELKNKKEDLAIISAVVTLGKGMNLQVVAEGIENDEQLKLLVDLNCRQMQGYYFSKPMNAKDATSFLQKGIDY encoded by the coding sequence ATGATTGAATCAAGTACAGATTTTCAACATCTATTGACCATAGAATATGATAACAAACAAAAATCTATTGTCTTAAATAACGAAGTATATTCTATTGGTCGTCACTCTAGTAATACTATTGTTATTCACGATCCCACCATTTCTCGTTATCACTGTACCATATTACCCGTGAAATATAAGGAAAATAAGGATAAAAAAGTATTTTGGATTATTGATGGAGATTTAAAGGGAAACAGAAGTGCCAATGGGTTGTATGTGAATGGAAATAAATGTTTATCCCATGAATTAAAATCAGGGGATGCTATTTATATTGGTGGACAAAAGGTTTTTGCCTCTTATAGTTTAGTGGATTCGAGTGGCTATGATGACGATGATAAAACTCAACCTTTAACCATCGAACAAAAAGAAGCCCCATTTTTGACGGATAAAACACAAAAAACTCTGACATTTGAGGAAAATTCTTTAGATTCTTCTTCTCCTACTGAATTTAAAAAGGAGAGATTGTCTCTTATTAAGGAGATGTTAGATCAAATTTATGATGAAAAAGATGATTTATGTTACGGCATTCTGGAAACTGATTTAGAAGGAAAGGTAATTCATACGAATATCTTTTTTGATCGCTATTTTCCCAATCTGAAGGATAATATCCAAGAGAATCCCTTTCTGACTGATTTATTAGAGGAGGTGGAAAAACAAGAGGATAATATTGTTGTGCGTCAAATAACTTACAATAATGATCGCTATACTCAATCAGCTTATCTCAATGGCGATAGACAGGTTATTGTTAGTTATATTTTTGAGTTTAAAAACAAAAATTATATTGAGGAAGCCCTGCGGGAAAGCGAGGAAAAGTATAGGGCGGTAGTAAGACAAATATCTGAAGGGATTATATTGGTTGATCCTATGACAAAGGATATTTTGGAGGCTAATAATGCTTATTGTAGTTTGACAGGTCATAGTAGTCAAGAAATTTTATCTCTTAAACTATATGATTTAGTAGCTGTTGATGGGGAAATTATCGATAGTATTATTGATAAAATTCATCAAAATAGGCTTGATTTGGTGCAAGAATCTCTCCATCGTTGTCAGGATGGTAGTTTAATTCCTGTGGAGGTAAATATTAGCATTATTTACTATAGTGCCAAGGAGGTTATTTGTTATGCAGTGAGAGATATTACGGAAAGAAAAATATCTGAGGAAATGTTACGTTATCAGGCATCCCATGATTTATTGACGAAGTTGGGTAATCGTAATTTCTTTAATGAACAATTATACAAGGCGATCGCCAATGCCCGTACTTATGAACATAAAATGGCAATTTTATTCATTGATTTAGATCGTTTCAAGAATATCAATGATACTTTAGGACATCAAATCGGAGATCAATTTTTACAAAATGTAGCCAAAAGATTGCAAAAATCCCTGAGAAATTTAGATACTATTGCCCGTTGGGGGGGAGATGAATTTACTATTTTGTTATCGGAAATAAATAATAGTAACGAAGCCACAAGGGTAGCAGAGAGAATTCTTCATAGTCTCAGACAACCATTTCAAATTTTGGAATTCCAACTTTATGCCAGTCTCAGCATTGGTATATCGATTTATCCCCAAGATGGAGACAACCCTGATACTCTTCTCAAGAATGCCGATATAGCCCTTTATCGTGCCAAAGAATTAGGAGGGCATGGTTATCAGTTTTATCAACCTTCCATGAATCAAAGAAATACAGAATTATTACAAATAGAAAGTTATCTTTATAATGCCTTACATAATAATGAGTTTGAATTATATTATCAACCACAAATTAATATTATCAGTAAAACAATTATTGGTATGGAGGCGTTAATTCGTTGGAATCATCCTCAACTTGGTAGGGTTGCTCCTAATAATTTTATACCCATTGCCGAACAAACTGGACTAATTTGTCCTATTGGTGAGTGGGTAATTGAAGAAGCCTGTCAACAAAATCAAATATGGCATGATTTAGGATACACTGATCTAAAAATTGCAGTTAATATTTCTGCTCGACAATTTCAGCAAAAAAACCTTGTTTATACTATTGCTAATATTCTTAAAAAAACTAATTTATCTCCTAAGTTTTTGGAGGCAGAAATTACAGAAAGTAGTATTATTCAAAACCCTGATTTAGCGAAAAAAATATTAGATCAATTAAGTAATTTAGGGGTGTTGGTGGCGATGGATGACTTTGGTACTGGTTATTCTTCTTTAGGATATTTAAAAAAATTTCCTTTTGGTAAAATAAAAATTGATCAAAGTTTTGTGAGGGAATTAAAGAATAAAAAAGAGGATTTGGCAATTATTTCCGCAGTGGTAACTTTAGGTAAAGGAATGAATTTACAGGTAGTAGCTGAAGGTATAGAAAATGATGAACAGTTAAAATTATTAGTTGATTTAAACTGTAGGCAAATGCAAGGTTATTATTTTAGTAAACCTATGAATGCCAAGGATGCCACTTCTTTTTTACAAAAAGGTATTGACTATTAA